The genomic segment AACACAAGGAGAGAACCTGAACCATTTAAAGCAAGAACTAGCAGGTCTCACTCAAAAAGAAAAGGACACAACAGAATTAAAGGAAAAAGTGTCAGAAGCGTTGACAGAAAACTTCCAACCCCTACATAATGAATTATTGGAACTTATTCAAAAAAGTGCCACTAACCAAGAAAATGCTGAGAAACTATTACAAAAATTAATAGAACACCAACATATTGAACTGGAAGAAAAGAAAACCATCACAAATAATGTGAAACAAACTTCTCTTGAAGAATTGTTCAGCTAGTTTCCAAAAGGACTTTTACCCCCGTCCTTTTTTCTTTGTGAGAGAATAATGATATAAAAACAAAAAGGAAAATGTATGACAGTAAGAAAGATAAGTATTTTATTTATAGCTTCACTATTACTTTGTAGTTCAATTCCTGTAGCAGCCACACCACAGACTACAGGTGAAGCAAAACAGGATATTCTCACGACACAAGCTACAGCACAAAAGCAACTTAATCAAAGTAAGCTCATTCAAATAAAGATTGATAAGCTCAATAAAGAAGTGACGACAGAACAGAGTGTTTTAAAAGAAGAGGCGCGTGAAGTCCAAACCAGTCAGTTAGGTTCAGGAAATAATATTATCTCTATTGTGGCGAATTCAAAGAATTTATCTGATTTTTTGATGAAAATGAATGGCATCTCCACCTTACAAAAGCAACAAGCACTACAAATTGCAGCACAAAATAAAACGCTTGTCGATTTAAAAGGACAGAAAAAGAAGTCTGATGATGCGATAGAAAAAGCAAATCAAGCGCTAAAAGAAGCACAAACAGAATATAATACACTCTCTGCCAAAGAAAAAGCTGAATTTCTTAAAGCACAAGAAAACAAAGCCAGTGATAATATTCTCCAGTCTGTCCCAGTTTCCAATACTAAAACTACCGCATCAGAAGTTCAATCTGCCC from the Lactococcus allomyrinae genome contains:
- a CDS encoding C40 family peptidase, with product MTVRKISILFIASLLLCSSIPVAATPQTTGEAKQDILTTQATAQKQLNQSKLIQIKIDKLNKEVTTEQSVLKEEAREVQTSQLGSGNNIISIVANSKNLSDFLMKMNGISTLQKQQALQIAAQNKTLVDLKGQKKKSDDAIEKANQALKEAQTEYNTLSAKEKAEFLKAQENKASDNILQSVPVSNTKTTASEVQSALTASNTIVSSSSSNAAKIISVAKQYLGVPYVWGGTTPSGWDCSGFTSFVYRQALGMEIGRTTYNQMASGHSIPFSQAQPGDLLIFDGGGHVGIYLGNNEMINAENPSVGTVIASLTYWQPDYALTY